One window from the genome of Fibrobacterota bacterium encodes:
- a CDS encoding DUF4159 domain-containing protein has protein sequence MARLKYGGGGDWYAGPTMLVNLSKRLKSDLGLPACPDERQVGLLDGNLYDYPILFMTGHGNVAFSEEERKVLREYLLRGGLLFADDNYGLDTSFRREMKILFPNHPLVALDNRHPVFSSHWKFPQGLPKIHEHDGKRATAYVVAIEGRAVVFYSHESDLGNGWEDHEVYNDPLELHEAALRMGVNVVAWFLQGAPGGVPPRGDRAQTGS, from the coding sequence GTGGCCCGCCTCAAGTACGGGGGCGGGGGCGATTGGTACGCGGGACCAACCATGTTGGTCAATCTTTCCAAGCGGTTGAAATCGGATTTGGGCCTTCCCGCCTGTCCCGATGAGCGCCAGGTGGGCTTGCTGGACGGCAACCTCTACGATTACCCCATCCTGTTCATGACCGGGCACGGCAATGTGGCCTTTTCGGAAGAGGAACGGAAAGTGCTGCGCGAATACCTCTTGCGCGGAGGCCTGCTTTTCGCGGACGACAATTACGGCTTGGATACTTCCTTCCGCCGTGAAATGAAGATCCTATTCCCCAACCATCCGCTCGTCGCCTTGGACAATCGTCATCCCGTCTTCTCATCCCATTGGAAATTCCCCCAAGGCCTGCCCAAGATCCATGAGCATGACGGCAAGCGCGCCACGGCCTACGTCGTGGCGATAGAAGGCAGGGCGGTGGTATTCTACAGCCATGAGAGCGATCTGGGGAACGGTTGGGAGGATCATGAGGTTTATAACGATCCCCTGGAACTGCATGAAGCGGCCCTGCGCATGGGCGTGAACGTGGTGGCCTGGTTCCTGCAAGGGGCTCCCGGCGGCGTCCCGCCCCGCGGGGATCGGGCCCAGACCGGTTCATGA
- a CDS encoding ABC transporter permease: protein MAIRLWAWVDARVVRLGMATLNMFAGVAAFLRFCVDMFLAIPSIFTNFHFTIEQMYQIGITSIPLVGLTSIFTGAVAAWQAAYNFADYVPLRYVGTAVGKSVMLEVGPVLTALVVAGRVGAAMTAELGTMAVTEQLDAMKVLDLNPFRFLMAPRLVAGMIMLPMLTIFSSFVAILGALAVVTLFKDLSPESFWYGVRLFYTNWDMFVGILKSFVFGIIISLFGCYYGYTSTRGAEGVGRNTMASVVASNVSVLISGFLISNFLLR from the coding sequence ATGGCGATTAGGCTTTGGGCATGGGTCGACGCGCGGGTCGTACGGCTGGGCATGGCTACCCTCAACATGTTCGCGGGAGTGGCCGCCTTCCTCCGCTTTTGCGTGGATATGTTCCTGGCCATCCCTTCGATATTCACGAACTTCCATTTCACCATCGAGCAGATGTACCAGATTGGCATCACCAGCATCCCGCTGGTGGGCCTCACGTCCATCTTCACGGGCGCGGTGGCCGCCTGGCAGGCCGCCTATAACTTCGCCGACTACGTGCCCTTAAGGTACGTGGGCACGGCGGTGGGCAAGTCGGTGATGCTCGAGGTGGGACCGGTGCTCACCGCCTTGGTGGTGGCCGGGCGCGTGGGGGCGGCCATGACGGCCGAACTCGGGACCATGGCGGTGACCGAGCAACTCGACGCCATGAAGGTCCTGGACCTCAATCCTTTCCGCTTCCTTATGGCCCCGCGCCTGGTGGCGGGCATGATCATGCTGCCCATGCTGACCATCTTCTCGTCCTTCGTCGCCATCCTGGGGGCCTTGGCCGTGGTCACCCTCTTCAAGGACCTGTCTCCCGAATCCTTCTGGTACGGCGTGCGCCTGTTCTATACGAATTGGGACATGTTCGTCGGGATCCTGAAGTCCTTCGTCTTCGGGATCATCATCTCCCTGTTCGGCTGCTATTACGGCTATACCAGCACCCGGGGCGCCGAGGGGGTGGGCCGGAATACCATGGCGTCGGTGGTAGCCAGTAACGTTTCCGTCCTGATTTCGGGGTTTTTGATATCTAACTTTTTGCTTCGATAG